A window from Actinomycetospora corticicola encodes these proteins:
- the sucD gene encoding succinate--CoA ligase subunit alpha has protein sequence MSIFLNENSKVIVQGLTGSEGMKHGRKMLAAGTQLVGGVNARKAGTQVDVDGTSVNVYGGVEEAMKETGADVSVIFVPPKFAKDAVVEAVDAGIGLAVVITEGIPVHDSAWFWAHACANGNRTRIIGPNCPGIISPGKSLAGIIPANISGPGKMGLVSKSGTLTYQMMYELRDIGFSTGIGIGGDPIIGTTHIDALEAFQNDPETEAIVMIGEIGGDAEERAADYIKANVTKPVVGYVAGFTAPEGKTMGHAGAIVSGSAGTAQAKKEALEAAGVKVGKTPTETADLARSLVS, from the coding sequence ATGTCGATCTTCCTCAACGAGAACAGCAAGGTCATCGTCCAGGGCCTCACCGGCTCCGAGGGCATGAAGCACGGGCGCAAGATGCTCGCCGCGGGCACGCAGCTCGTCGGCGGCGTCAACGCCCGCAAGGCCGGCACCCAGGTCGACGTCGACGGCACCTCGGTGAACGTCTACGGCGGCGTGGAGGAGGCCATGAAGGAGACCGGGGCGGACGTCTCGGTCATCTTCGTGCCGCCGAAGTTCGCCAAGGACGCGGTCGTCGAGGCCGTGGACGCGGGCATCGGGCTCGCGGTCGTCATCACCGAGGGCATCCCGGTGCACGACTCCGCCTGGTTCTGGGCGCACGCCTGCGCCAACGGCAACCGCACCCGGATCATCGGCCCGAACTGCCCCGGCATCATCTCGCCCGGGAAGTCGCTCGCCGGCATCATCCCGGCGAACATCTCGGGCCCGGGCAAGATGGGCCTCGTGTCCAAGTCGGGCACGCTGACCTACCAGATGATGTACGAGCTCCGGGACATCGGCTTCTCCACCGGCATCGGCATCGGTGGCGACCCGATCATCGGCACCACGCACATCGACGCGCTCGAGGCGTTCCAGAACGACCCCGAGACCGAGGCCATCGTCATGATCGGTGAGATCGGTGGCGACGCCGAGGAGCGTGCGGCCGACTACATCAAGGCGAACGTGACGAAGCCGGTCGTCGGCTACGTCGCCGGCTTCACCGCGCCGGAGGGCAAGACCATGGGCCACGCCGGTGCGATCGTGTCCGGCTCCGCCGGCACCGCGCAGGCGAAGAAGGAGGCCCTCGAGGCGGCGGGCGTGAAGGTCGGCAAGACGCCGACCGAGACCGCCGACCTCGCGCGTTCGCTGGTCTCCTAG
- the sucC gene encoding ADP-forming succinate--CoA ligase subunit beta, producing MDLYEYQAKDLFAAHGVPVLPGRTVDTASDAETAAGEIGGAVVVKAQVKTGGRGKAGGVKLAKDPGEAKEKAEAILGLDIKGHVVHRVLVTEASDIAEEYYFSFLLDRSNRTFLAMCSAEGGMEIEELAVERPEALARVPIDAIAGVDKAKAQEIVKQGNLPEAVADEAADVIVKLWDTFVGEDATLVEVNPLVRDPQDRVIALDGKVTLDENADFRHEAHGSLVDERTENPLEAKAKAKGLNYVKLDDGQVGIIGNGAGLVMSTLDVVAYAGEAHGGMKPANFLDIGGGASAEVMAAGLDVILGDSDVRSVFVNVFGGITACDAVANGIVEALKILGDDATKPLVVRLDGNNVEEGRRILAEANHPLVTVVGTMDDAAAKAAELAAKAGA from the coding sequence GTGGACCTGTACGAGTACCAGGCGAAGGATCTCTTCGCCGCCCACGGGGTCCCGGTGCTGCCGGGCCGCACCGTCGACACCGCGTCCGACGCCGAGACCGCCGCAGGTGAGATCGGCGGCGCCGTCGTCGTGAAGGCCCAGGTGAAGACCGGTGGCCGCGGCAAGGCGGGCGGCGTGAAGCTGGCGAAGGACCCGGGCGAGGCCAAGGAGAAGGCCGAGGCGATCCTCGGTCTGGACATCAAGGGCCACGTCGTCCACCGCGTGCTGGTCACCGAGGCGAGCGACATCGCGGAGGAGTACTACTTCTCCTTCCTGCTCGACCGCTCGAACCGCACCTTCCTCGCCATGTGCTCCGCCGAGGGCGGCATGGAGATCGAGGAGCTCGCCGTCGAGCGCCCCGAGGCCCTGGCCCGGGTGCCGATCGACGCGATCGCCGGGGTCGACAAGGCCAAGGCGCAGGAGATCGTCAAGCAGGGGAACCTCCCCGAGGCCGTGGCCGACGAGGCCGCCGACGTGATCGTCAAGCTGTGGGACACCTTCGTCGGCGAGGACGCCACGCTGGTCGAGGTGAACCCGCTGGTGCGCGACCCGCAGGACCGCGTCATCGCGCTCGACGGCAAGGTCACCCTCGACGAGAACGCGGACTTCCGCCACGAGGCGCACGGCTCGCTCGTCGACGAGCGCACCGAGAACCCGCTCGAGGCGAAGGCCAAGGCCAAGGGCCTGAACTACGTCAAGCTCGACGACGGCCAGGTCGGCATCATCGGCAACGGCGCGGGTCTGGTCATGTCGACCCTCGACGTCGTCGCCTACGCCGGTGAGGCACACGGCGGGATGAAGCCCGCCAACTTCCTCGACATCGGCGGCGGCGCGTCCGCCGAGGTCATGGCGGCCGGGCTCGACGTCATCCTCGGTGACTCCGACGTCCGCAGCGTCTTCGTGAACGTCTTCGGCGGCATCACCGCGTGCGACGCGGTGGCCAACGGCATCGTCGAGGCGCTGAAGATCCTCGGCGACGACGCGACCAAGCCGCTGGTCGTGCGCCTCGACGGCAACAACGTCGAGGAGGGCCGGCGGATCCTCGCCGAGGCGAACCACCCGCTCGTCACCGTGGTGGGCACGATGGACGACGCGGCCGCGAAGGCCGCCGAGCTTGCCGCGAAGGCTGGTGCGTGA